A window of Oncorhynchus kisutch isolate 150728-3 linkage group LG10, Okis_V2, whole genome shotgun sequence contains these coding sequences:
- the LOC109898183 gene encoding fatty acid desaturase 2-like, translated as MGGGGQQTESSEPVKGDGVGPDGGRGGSAVYTWEEVQRHCHRSDQWLVIDRKVYNITQWAKRHPGGIRVISHFAGEDATEAFVAFHPDPNFVRKFLKPLLIGELAPTEPSQDHGKNAALVQDFQALRDRVEKEGLLRARPLFFSLYLGHILLLEALALGLLWVWGTSWSITLLCSLMLATSQAQAGWLQHDYGHLSVCKKSSWNHVLHKFVIGHLKGASANWWNHRHFQHHAKPSVFSKDPDVNSLHVFVLGDKQPVEYGIKKLKYMPYHHQHQYFFLIGPPLLIPVYFTIQIFQTMFSHRNWVDLAWSISYYLRFCCCYYPFFGFFGSVALICFVRFLESHWFVWVTQMNHLPMDIDHERHQDWLTMQLSATCNIEQSTFNDWFSGHLNFQIEHHLFPTMPRHNYHLVAPLVRALCEKHGLSYQVKTLQKAIIDVVRSLKKSGDLWLDAYLHK; from the exons ATGGGGGGCGGAGGTCAGCAGACGGAGTCAAGCGAGCCGGTCAAGGGTGACGGGGTTGGGCCTGATGGAGGGCGAGGTGGCAGTGCAGTCTACACCTGGGAAGAGGTTCAGAGGCACTGCCACAGAAGCGACCAGTGGTTGGTCATTGACAGGAAGGTCTATAATATTACCCAGTGGGCGAAGAGACACCCGGGGGGCATCAGGGTCATCAGTCACTTTGCTGGAGAAGATGCCACG GAAGCATTTGTCGCATTCCATCCCGATCCTAATTTTGTCAGGAAGTTTCTGAAGCCGTTGCTGATTGGAGAGCTGGCACCGACAGAGCCCAGCCAGGACCATGGGAAAAAC GCAGCACTGGTGCAGGACTTCCAGGCCCTGCGTGACCGTGTGGAGAAGGAGGGTCTCCTCCGTGCACGCCCCCTCTTCTTCAGCCTCTACCTGGGCCACATCCTGCTACTAGAGGCCCTGGCTTTGGGCCTGCTCTGGGTCTGGGGGACCAGTTGGAGCATCACACTGCTCTGTTCCCTCATGCTGGCCACGTCTCAG GCCCAAGCTGGCTGGCTGCAGCATGACTACGGCCACCTGTCAGTCTGCAAGAAATCCAGTTGGAATCACGTACTGCACAAGTTTGTCATTGGACACCTAAAG GGTGCCTCTGCTAACTGGTGGAACCATCGTCACTTCCAGCACCACGCTAAGCCCAGCGTGTTTAGTAAAGATCCTGATGTAAACTCACTGCATGTCTTCGTCCTGGGAGACAAACAGCCTGTAGAG TATGGTATAAAGAAGTTGAAGTACATGCCCTACCATCACCAACACCAGTACTTCTTCCTCA TTGGACCTCCACTACTTATTCCAGTGTATTTCACCATCCAGAtattccagaccatgttttcacaTCGGAACTGGGTG GATCTGGCGTGGTCGATAAGTTACTACCTTCGcttctgctgctgttactatccCTTCTTTGGTTTCTTTGGCTCAGTAGCATTGATCTGCTTCGTCAG gtTTTTGGAAAGCCACTGGTTTGTATGGGTGACCCAGATGAATCATCTTCCTATGGATATAGATCATGAGAGACACCAGGACTGGCTCACCATGCAG TTGAGTGCTACTTGCAACATTGAACAGTCAACCTTCAACGACTGGTTCAGTGGACACCTCAACTTTCAGATTGAACACCA tCTGTTTCCTACCATGCCCCGTCATAACTACCACCTGGTGGCTCCTCTGGTTCGTGCTTTGTGTGAGAAACATGGACTTTCCTATCAGGTCAAGACTTTGCAGAAAGCCATCATTGATGTTGTCAG GTCACTGAAGAAGTCAGGGGATCTGTGGCTGGATGCGTATCTCCATAAATAA